In one Natronosalvus amylolyticus genomic region, the following are encoded:
- a CDS encoding NCS2 family permease, whose protein sequence is MGTKETIADYFDFDGNDTALRTEVLAGATTFLAMAYIIVVNPAILVPAIFELPPGEIGPGSETEIAGSMYTYTEVFQMLAVVTILASILAISVMAFYANRPFGLAPGMGLNAFFTFTVVLTLGVPWQVALAAVFVEGIIFIALTAVGARKYIIELFPEPVKFAVGAGIGVFLLFLGLQEMEVVVAYDATLITLGNVLESPVAAFSLAGLVLTLLLYARGVRGSIIIGILTTAIAAWVVTLAGLVRPGTLAPEQPYEQVSNEGLVTVLTSVQYDFTPLFFGFIEGLGMITEDPLVFLLVVFTFFFVDFFDTAGTLIGVSQVGGFLDDEGDLPEIEKPLMADAVGTTAGAMIGTSTVTTYIESSTGIEEGGKTGFTALVVGGFFLLSLLFIPLMSAIPQYATYLALVVVGIIMLQGVADIDWQDPAWAIAGGLTITIMPLTTSIANGLAAGIISYPLVKAAMGEKRDVSLGQWVLAIAFIGYFVIYFAIEAGQFGF, encoded by the coding sequence ATGGGGACAAAGGAAACGATCGCGGATTACTTCGATTTCGACGGTAACGACACCGCCCTTCGAACCGAGGTGCTCGCAGGGGCGACGACCTTCCTCGCGATGGCATACATCATCGTGGTGAACCCGGCGATTCTCGTTCCGGCCATATTCGAACTCCCACCGGGTGAAATCGGTCCAGGGTCGGAAACCGAGATTGCCGGCAGCATGTACACCTACACCGAGGTGTTCCAGATGCTGGCCGTCGTGACGATACTGGCATCGATACTCGCCATCTCGGTCATGGCCTTCTATGCCAACCGACCGTTCGGGCTGGCTCCCGGAATGGGACTCAACGCGTTTTTCACCTTCACCGTGGTTTTGACCCTCGGCGTCCCGTGGCAAGTCGCTCTCGCTGCGGTGTTCGTCGAAGGCATCATCTTCATCGCGCTGACGGCCGTCGGCGCACGAAAGTACATCATCGAACTGTTTCCCGAACCCGTCAAGTTCGCCGTCGGAGCCGGTATCGGTGTGTTCTTGCTCTTTTTGGGGCTTCAGGAAATGGAAGTGGTGGTCGCCTACGACGCGACACTCATCACGCTCGGGAACGTCCTCGAGAGTCCGGTCGCCGCGTTCTCACTTGCTGGACTCGTCCTGACGCTGTTGCTCTACGCCCGTGGGGTCCGAGGCTCCATCATCATCGGGATTTTGACCACGGCGATTGCCGCGTGGGTCGTCACGCTTGCAGGGCTGGTTCGTCCGGGTACACTCGCTCCCGAACAACCCTACGAACAGGTTTCGAACGAGGGGCTGGTTACCGTACTGACGTCCGTCCAGTACGATTTCACGCCGCTGTTTTTCGGCTTCATCGAGGGCCTCGGTATGATCACCGAGGATCCACTCGTGTTCTTGCTGGTCGTGTTCACGTTCTTCTTCGTGGACTTCTTCGACACCGCCGGGACGCTCATCGGCGTCTCACAGGTTGGCGGATTCCTCGATGACGAAGGCGACCTGCCCGAGATCGAAAAGCCGCTTATGGCCGATGCAGTCGGGACCACCGCGGGTGCGATGATCGGCACCTCCACGGTGACGACGTACATCGAATCCTCGACCGGGATCGAAGAGGGCGGAAAAACCGGCTTCACGGCACTCGTGGTCGGTGGCTTCTTCTTGCTCTCGTTGCTTTTCATCCCGCTGATGAGTGCAATTCCACAGTACGCGACCTATCTCGCACTGGTGGTCGTCGGTATCATCATGCTACAGGGCGTTGCCGACATCGACTGGCAAGATCCCGCCTGGGCAATCGCCGGCGGGTTGACGATTACGATCATGCCGCTGACCACGTCGATTGCCAACGGGCTGGCGGCCGGTATCATCAGTTATCCGCTCGTCAAAGCCGCGATGGGGGAAAAACGCGACGTCTCGCTCGGACAGTGGGTGCTCGCGATCGCGTTCATCGGCTACTTCGTCATCTACTTCGCCATCGAAGCCGGCCAATTCGGCTTCTAA
- a CDS encoding glutaredoxin family protein — protein MTDITVYNLPSCPFCMKVTSKLEELGLEYDRIDVPAAHSERTEVEAVSGQTGVPVLTDEAHDVEGMAESDDIVAYLEETYGNAA, from the coding sequence ATGACTGACATCACGGTGTACAATCTTCCCAGCTGTCCGTTCTGTATGAAAGTGACTAGTAAACTCGAGGAACTCGGCCTCGAGTACGACCGAATCGACGTCCCCGCTGCACACAGCGAGCGAACCGAGGTCGAAGCCGTTAGCGGTCAGACTGGCGTTCCAGTTCTCACCGACGAGGCCCACGACGTCGAGGGAATGGCCGAGAGCGACGATATCGTCGCCTACCTCGAGGAAACCTACGGAAACGCGGCCTGA